The proteins below come from a single Jaculus jaculus isolate mJacJac1 chromosome 12, mJacJac1.mat.Y.cur, whole genome shotgun sequence genomic window:
- the Thap1 gene encoding THAP domain-containing protein 1 — MVQSCSAYGCKNRYDKDKPVSFHKFPLTRPSLCKQWEAAVRRKNFKPTKYSSICSEHFTPDSFKRECNNKLLKENAVPTIFLCTEPHDKKEDPLEPEEQLPQPPSSPASQVDAAIGLLMPPLQTPDNLSVFCDHNYTVEDTMHQRKRIHQLEQQVEKLRKKLKTAQQRCRRQERQLEKLKEVVHYQKEKDDASARGYVILPHDFFEIVEVPA; from the exons ATGGTGCAGTCTTGCTCCGCCTACGGCTGCAAGAACCGATACGATAAAGATAAGCCTGTCTCTTTCCACAA GTTTCCTCTGACTCGACCCAGTCTTTGTAAGCAATGGGAGGCAGCTGTCAGAAGAAAAAACTTTAAGCCCACAAAATACAGCAGTATTTGTTCAGAGCACTTTACTCCAGACTCCTTTAAGAGGGAGTGCAACAACAAGCTACTGAAAGAGAATGCTGTCCCCACAATCTTTCTCTGTACTGAGCCACATGACAAG AAGGAAGATCCTCTGGAGCCAGAAGAGCAGCTTCCCCAGCCTCCCTCATCTCCTGCTTCCCAGGTTGATGCGGCCATTGGGTTACTAATGCCTCCTCTTCAGACCCCTGATAACCTGTCAGTCTTCTGTGACCACAACTACACTGTGGAGGACACCATGCACCAGAGGAAAAGGATTCATCAGCTAGAACAGCAAGTGGAAAAGCTTAGGAAGAAGCTCAAAACTGCCCAGCAGAGGTGCAGAAGACAAGAGAGACAGCTGGAGAAACTGAAGGAAGTTGTACACtaccagaaagagaaagatgatgCATCAGCAAGGGGTTATGTGATTCTGCCACATGACTTCTTCGAGATTGTTGAAGTACCAGCATAA